A stretch of the Agelaius phoeniceus isolate bAgePho1 chromosome 1, bAgePho1.hap1, whole genome shotgun sequence genome encodes the following:
- the LOC129120608 gene encoding histamine H3 receptor-like: MHNSTAEIPHAAETRNETWPSQSPSSQFSLGVLVLLAFLMVLLCLLTILGNMLVILAFIMDRNLRHRSNYFFLNLAVSDFAVGVFCMPLYIPYALTGTWHLGRSLCKLWLVMDYLLCTASVFNIVLISYDRFLSVTKAVSYRAQQGITSNPAIKMVAIWLLAFLLYCPAVLFWEHVAGHSVVPVDQCYAEFFYNWYFLLCASTLEFFVPLLLVTYFNVHIFHNIQRRQRRGSVQDGEPPRSSSLSWMFCGLPRPGASSPSSEAEDSVSSLTRSWRPVAVANGPSRTEASSTALKRNFSASFCSRSGSKLQQDKKIAKSLAIIVCVFAICWAPYSLLMIIHGACQGKCIHKSLYEATFWLLWINSSLNPFLYPLCHMRFRMAFLKILCPKKFAALRSGNTPSI, from the exons ATGCACAACAGCACCGCCGAAATTCCGCACGCGGCTGAGACGCGTAACGAGACTTGGCCCAGCCAGTCGCCGAGCTCCCAGTTCTCCCTGGGTGTGTTGGTGCTGCTGGCTTTCCTCATGGTGTTGCTGTGTCTGCTGACCATCCTTGGCAACATGCTGGTGATCCTTGCTTTCATTATGGACAGGAACCTCAGGCATCGGAGTAACTATTTCTTTCTGAATCTTGCTGTTTCTGACTTTGCAGTGG GTGTGTTCTGTATGCCGTTGTACATCCCTTACGCCCTGACAGGGACATGGCACTTGGGAAGGAGCCTGTGCAAGCTCTGGCTGGTCATGGACTATCTCCTCTGCACAGCATCAGTGTTTAACATCGTCCTTATCAGCTACGACCGTTTCCTGTCAGTTACAAAAGCT GTATCttacagagcccagcagggaatAACATCCAACCCTGCCATCAAGATGGTGGCCATCTGGCTACTTGCCTTCCTCCTGTACTGCCCAGCCGTCCTGTTTTGGGAGCACGTGGCCGGACACAGCGTGGTACCGGTGGATCAGTGCTACGCCGAGTTCTTCTACAACTGGTACTTCCTCCTGTGTGCATCCACCCTGGAGTTCTTTgtgcccctgctcctggtgaCCTACTTCAACGTGCACATCTTCCACAACAtccagcggcggcagcggcgcggCAGCGTGCAGGACGGTGAgcctcccaggagcagcagcctgtcCTGGATGTTCTGTGGCTTGCCAAGGCCAGGGGCATCATCTCCTTCATCAGAAGCAGAGGACAGTGTTTCATCACTAACGAGGTCATGGAGACCAGTAGCGGTGGCTAATGGTCCATCTCGAACAGAAGCCAGTTCTACGGCTCTCAAAAGGaacttttctgcttctttctgtTCAAGATCTGGATCAAAActgcaacaggacaagaaaATAGCAAAGTCTCTAGCCATAATTGTCTGTGTGTTTGCCATTTGCTGGGCCCCATACTCTTTATTAATGATTATCCATGGGGCCTGCCAAGGAAAGTGCATCCATAAGTCCCTCTATGAAGCAACCTTTTGGCTTTTGTGGATCAATTCCTCTTTGAACCCATTTCTTTATCCTCTCTGTCATATGAGGTTTCGAATGGCTTTTCTGAAGATATTATGTCCCAAAAAATTTGCAGCATTGAGATCTGGTAACACGCCTTCTATTTAG
- the LOC129124139 gene encoding histamine H3 receptor-like yields MHNSTAEIPHAAETRNETWASQSPSSEFSLGVLVLLAFLMVLLCLLTILGNMLVILAFIMDRNLRHRSNYFFLNLAVSDFAVGVFCMPLYIPYSLTGKWHLGRGICKLWLVMDYLLCTASVFNIVLISYDRFLSVTKAISYRAQQGITSNPAIKMVAIWLLAFLLYCPAILFWEHVAGHSVVPVDQCYAEFFYNWYFLLCASTLEFFVPLLLVTYFNVHIFHNIQRRQRRGSVQDGEPPRSSSLSWMFCGLPRPGASSPSSEAEDSVSSSMRPKKESLGTDCSSPSTDSSVTPGNDFSASFCAKTRSKLQWDKKIAKSLAIIVCVFAICWAPYSLLMIIRGPCQGTCVHNFLYEATFWLLWINSSLNPFLYPLCHVKFRMAFLKILCPKKFATLRSGSF; encoded by the exons ATGCACAACAGCACCGCCGAAATTCCGCACGCGGCTGAGACACGTAACGAGACTTGGGCCAGCCAGTCGCCGAGCTCCGAGTTCTCCCTGGGTGTGTTGGTGCTGCTGGCTTTCCTCATGGTGTTGCTGTGTCTGCTGACCATCCTTGGCAACATGCTGGTGATCCTTGCTTTCATTATGGACAGGAACCTCAGGCATCGGAGTAACTATTTCTTTCTGAATCTTGCTGTTTCTGACTTTGCAGTGG GTGTGTTCTGCATGCCCCTCTACATCCCTTACAGCCTGACAGGGAAATGGCACTTGGGAAGAGGCATCTGCAAGCTCTGGCTGGTCATGGACTATCTCCTCTGCACAGCTTCAGTGTTTAACATTGTTCTTATCAGCTATGACCGTTTCCTGTCAGTTACTAAAGCT ATATCttacagagcccagcagggaatAACATCCAACCCTGCCATCAAGATGGTGGCCATCTGGCTACTTGCCTTCCTCCTGTACTGCCCAGCCATCCTGTTTTGGGAGCACGTGGCTGGACACAGCGTGGTACCGGTGGATCAGTGCTACGCCGAGTTCTTCTACAACTGGTACTTCCTCCTGTGTGCATCCACCCTGGAGTTCTTTgtgcccctgctcctggtgaCCTACTTCAACGTGCACATCTTCCACAACAtccagcggcggcagcggcgcggCAGCGTGCAGGACGGTGAgcctcccaggagcagcagcctgtcCTGGATGTTCTGTGGCTTGCCAAGGCCAGGGGCATCATCTCCTTCATCGGAAGCAGAGGACAGTGTTTCTTCTTCCATGAGACCAAAGAAAGAGTCTTTGGGAACTGACTGCTCATCTCCATCCACAGACAGTTCTGTAACCCCAGGAAATgacttttctgcttctttctgtGCAAAGACCAGATCAAAACTGCAATGGGACAAGAAAATAGCGAAGTCTCTTGCCATAATTGTCTGTGTGTTTGCCATTTGCTGGGCCCCATACTCTTTATTAATGATTATCCGtgggccctgccagggaacTTGTGTCCATAACTTCCTGTATGAAGCAACCTTTTGGCTTCTGTGGATCAATTCTTCATTGAACCCATTTCTTTATCCTCTCTGTCATGTTAAATTTCGAATGGCTTTTCTGAAAATACTATGTCCCAAAAAGTTTGCAACATTGAGATCAGGTTCTTTTTAG